From the genome of Papaver somniferum cultivar HN1 chromosome 2, ASM357369v1, whole genome shotgun sequence, one region includes:
- the LOC113350368 gene encoding protein SENSITIVE TO PROTON RHIZOTOXICITY 1-like isoform X1 has product MDFEDTPLGHQKCDKEMDEDAAARKLPDWDPQAMLWNLSFLEHKIHQLRSMVHLIVQQQDCVSHRSNGLLAQQQQLVSADLTSIIVQLISTAGSLLPSSKTSPSTANVPRSVHVSEAVEQNNVIEHLEIGQAVNYVLEQNDIGKSNLTAAAVEEHEFKEEEDVEEGHDLHPGSYEVLQLEKEEILAQHTHFCLICAKGFKRDANLRMHMRGHGNQYKTPAALAKPAKDLSTEPVVLRRYSCPFVGCKRNKEHKKFLPLKTILCVKNHYKRTHCEKSYICSRCNNKRFSVSADLKTHEKHCGRDNWLCSCGSTFSRKDKLFGHVALFQGHTPVLPSDETKGSVSDGGESHELTTRAGSTRFNFSSGASSGIDIQNVLGSRNGEDDPSSSYSQMDFEACNFYGFPELPRIPSEVSEGSLSFLLSESSSVRNGGSLDDAL; this is encoded by the coding sequence ATGGATTTTGAAGATACACCACTAGGGCATCAGAAGTGTGATAAAGAGATGGATGAAGATGCTGCTGCTAGAAAGCTCCCAGATTGGGATCCGCAAGCGATGTTATGGAACTTATCGTTCCTTGAGCACAAGATCCATCAACTCCGAAGCATGGTGCATTTGATTGTTCAGCAACAAGATTGTGTTTCGCATCGATCAAATGGACTCTTAGCTCAACAGCAGCAACTTGTTTCGGCTGACTTAACGTCTATCATTGTTCAATTGATATCAACAGCTGGAAGTCTTCTGCCATCATCAAAAACTAGCCCCTCCACGGCAAATGTTCCCAGAAGCGTACATGTAAGCGAGGCAGTGGAACAAAATAATGTTATTGAACATTTGGAGATTGGACAGGCGGTTAATTACGTGCTTGAGCAAAATGATATAGGTAAGTCTAATCTGACCGCTGCGGCAGTTGAAGAACATGAgttcaaggaggaagaagatgTTGAAGAGGGACATGATCTTCATCCTGGTTCTTATGAAGTCTTGCAgctagaaaaagaagaaatactagCACAGCATACACACTTCTGTTTGATATGTGCCAAAGGATTTAAGAGAGACGCCAATCTAAGGATGCATATGCGAGGTCACGGGAATCAGTACAAGACTCCAGCTGCACTTGCAAAACCAGCCAAGGATTTGAGTACGGAGCCAGTTGTTTTAAGAAGGTACTCGTGTCCCTTTGTGGGTTGCAAAAGGAACAAGGAACACAAAAAATTCCTGCCCTTGAAGACCATTTTGTGTGTGAAGAATCACTACAAACGGACCCATTGTGAAAAAAGCTACATCTGCAGCAGATGCAACAACAAGAGGTTTTCTGTTAGTGCTGATCTCAAAACCCATGAGAAACATTGTGGCCGTGATAATTGGCTttgttcatgtggttcaactttCTCGAGAAAAGACAAGCTTTTTGGGCATGTTGCTCTCTTTCAAGGACATACTCCTGTCCTTCCTTCTGATGAAACTAAAGGATCAGTATCAGATGGAGGTGAAAGCCATGAACTCACAACAAGGGCTGGAAGTACTAGATTCAACTTTAGCTCAGGTGCTTCTAGTGGAATTGATATTCAGAATGTTCTGGGTTCAAGAAACGGTGAGGATGATCCGTCAAGTTCCTACTCTCAAATGGATTTCGAAGCGTGCAATTTTTATGGGTTTCCTGAGTTGCCTCGAATACCATCAGAAGTTTCAGAAGGTTCgctttcctttcttctttctgAATCCTCTAGCGTCAGAAATGGAGGGTCACTAGATGATGCTTTATAG
- the LOC113350368 gene encoding protein SENSITIVE TO PROTON RHIZOTOXICITY 1-like isoform X2: protein MDEDAAARKLPDWDPQAMLWNLSFLEHKIHQLRSMVHLIVQQQDCVSHRSNGLLAQQQQLVSADLTSIIVQLISTAGSLLPSSKTSPSTANVPRSVHVSEAVEQNNVIEHLEIGQAVNYVLEQNDIGKSNLTAAAVEEHEFKEEEDVEEGHDLHPGSYEVLQLEKEEILAQHTHFCLICAKGFKRDANLRMHMRGHGNQYKTPAALAKPAKDLSTEPVVLRRYSCPFVGCKRNKEHKKFLPLKTILCVKNHYKRTHCEKSYICSRCNNKRFSVSADLKTHEKHCGRDNWLCSCGSTFSRKDKLFGHVALFQGHTPVLPSDETKGSVSDGGESHELTTRAGSTRFNFSSGASSGIDIQNVLGSRNGEDDPSSSYSQMDFEACNFYGFPELPRIPSEVSEGSLSFLLSESSSVRNGGSLDDAL, encoded by the coding sequence ATGGATGAAGATGCTGCTGCTAGAAAGCTCCCAGATTGGGATCCGCAAGCGATGTTATGGAACTTATCGTTCCTTGAGCACAAGATCCATCAACTCCGAAGCATGGTGCATTTGATTGTTCAGCAACAAGATTGTGTTTCGCATCGATCAAATGGACTCTTAGCTCAACAGCAGCAACTTGTTTCGGCTGACTTAACGTCTATCATTGTTCAATTGATATCAACAGCTGGAAGTCTTCTGCCATCATCAAAAACTAGCCCCTCCACGGCAAATGTTCCCAGAAGCGTACATGTAAGCGAGGCAGTGGAACAAAATAATGTTATTGAACATTTGGAGATTGGACAGGCGGTTAATTACGTGCTTGAGCAAAATGATATAGGTAAGTCTAATCTGACCGCTGCGGCAGTTGAAGAACATGAgttcaaggaggaagaagatgTTGAAGAGGGACATGATCTTCATCCTGGTTCTTATGAAGTCTTGCAgctagaaaaagaagaaatactagCACAGCATACACACTTCTGTTTGATATGTGCCAAAGGATTTAAGAGAGACGCCAATCTAAGGATGCATATGCGAGGTCACGGGAATCAGTACAAGACTCCAGCTGCACTTGCAAAACCAGCCAAGGATTTGAGTACGGAGCCAGTTGTTTTAAGAAGGTACTCGTGTCCCTTTGTGGGTTGCAAAAGGAACAAGGAACACAAAAAATTCCTGCCCTTGAAGACCATTTTGTGTGTGAAGAATCACTACAAACGGACCCATTGTGAAAAAAGCTACATCTGCAGCAGATGCAACAACAAGAGGTTTTCTGTTAGTGCTGATCTCAAAACCCATGAGAAACATTGTGGCCGTGATAATTGGCTttgttcatgtggttcaactttCTCGAGAAAAGACAAGCTTTTTGGGCATGTTGCTCTCTTTCAAGGACATACTCCTGTCCTTCCTTCTGATGAAACTAAAGGATCAGTATCAGATGGAGGTGAAAGCCATGAACTCACAACAAGGGCTGGAAGTACTAGATTCAACTTTAGCTCAGGTGCTTCTAGTGGAATTGATATTCAGAATGTTCTGGGTTCAAGAAACGGTGAGGATGATCCGTCAAGTTCCTACTCTCAAATGGATTTCGAAGCGTGCAATTTTTATGGGTTTCCTGAGTTGCCTCGAATACCATCAGAAGTTTCAGAAGGTTCgctttcctttcttctttctgAATCCTCTAGCGTCAGAAATGGAGGGTCACTAGATGATGCTTTATAG